GGTCTTTGCACTACATAAACATAATAAACTTCGTGAATTCCACCAACAAATTGAACTAATGAAGCACCAGAAGCATTAGCTCTTTCTGCTCCTTTTTTCCAAATAACAAATGATAGCAACAACCCTAAACCAGGACCACCATTACCTGCATATAAATAATAAATTGAATGCGGATTTTCTATGCCTGCAATTTGTTGTTGAGAAATATCATTTAAACCCAATGGGGCCATTACCCCATAGTTTAAAGCGTTATTTAAGAAGATTGTTCTTAAAGGTTCAGTGAAAATTGTTAAAACTGGATATATGTATTTATTTTGACCAAAACCTTGAATAATTAAGGTAATTAATAAGGTAATTCCATACATAATCCATGGTCATGCATAAAATAATATTAAGCCTAATAAAATTCCGATGATTGCTAATGAAAAATTACGAATTAGCATCTCAAAACCAGGCTTAACACTATCAATATAGTTTTCTTCGATTGTTTTAAAAATCTTAGTTCCTAATGGACCTACAATCATTGCTCCAATAATTTGGTTGGGATCTCTTCCAGCAAAACCATTGAAAACTTCTCTATTAATTAAAGCATTATATGTTGTAGTTCCCATTACTCTGAAACCATTAGTTTGAACAATAAAATATTGTTTAGCATTAGTTCCAGTTATCAATTCTTGACCTTGGTAGAATTTATAATTTTCAGCAGTATATTCATAAACAACATCCCCAGCACCATATTGGTTTCAAATGGTTGTTGTTCCAACAATAATAACGATGGTTAAAAATGCAGATAATGCCGCTCCCCGAATTCCGTATATCATCTTACCTGCATTAATGGCTATTAATAAAGGTAATAACCATTTAATTCCAACACCTACCAATTGACCTAATTCAGGGGCAATAAACCAACCATGACTATTGGCATTGTTATATAAAAAAGCAGAAGCCCATAAACCTCAGGCAATAAAAACACCGATTGTTGGCATAATCATTCCGCCCATGAATGATCCAAATTTTTGGATCTTCTGGCGAACTCCAGAATCAGCTTTTCTTTTAAAAACACGCTGGGAATCATCTTCTTTTTTCTGATAAATTCAACCATGTGTTTTTAAATAATTTATGAATTTAATTTTCAGATTAGACATATATTTCTATAAATTTATTTAGTTAATTGAATTAGGTTATTGCTTAATATAAGCAATAAGTTTATTCATCATGACTTATTAATCAGTCTAAAACTTTTTGAGTTGTTAAATCGTTTTGATAATAAAAATCTTTAACTTCATCTTCATCAGAAAAAGCCACACCAATATTACCAATTACATCCATTGCTTCATCACCAATGAATGCTAATCCCAAGACAACTTTAACCTCATTACCATCTCATTGAATTGGATTCTTTAAAACTAAAAAGCACATGCCATTGTTTTTAATTAAATCTTTGGTTTCAACAGTGCCATGAGCAATAGCAATATAGTTACCAATCGCAACACTAGCATGCTGATCTCTTTGAATCATTGAATCAAGATATTTGTCATCAACACACCCTTGATTTTTTAGTGAATTAAAGACTTCTTGAAACACTTCATTCTTAGATTTAGCATCAACATTGATAAAGATATTTTTGTCGTTTAAGTAATTTTTAATCATATGTTATTTTTAAAATGATAAGCCAAGGCCATCATTCTCATTTTCTCATAGATATTTTTATTTAAAAATAAACCTAGAAAAATAAACTAATAATTGGTTATTAAATTCTTAATCATTTTTATTAATATGGATTGATAAAACATGAATATTAGTTTTGATATTTTTGATGAAAAATAATGAGAAAATTTATAAGATAAAAATTGATTTTTAACGATAAAAGCAAAATAAAAATGCATCATGTGATGCATTTAATTAAATTGATTTTTTTTCAATAAATTTGATTGTAAAATTTTGTATATTTTAAGAATGTTTTAAAAACTTATTATGCGATCTTTGATTAAGATTGTGATGGATTGTTTAATGGTGTTGAATTTTGATTATTAACAAAATTACTTTGCATATATTGAATGTTTAGTAGTTCGTTTTGTTTATCTTTAATTAATTTTTTGAAATTTGAAGAAGCAATACTTAAACCGATGGGTGTTAAAATGATAGTTAATATAAATATTCCTAAGATAATCAGCACTGTTGGAGTAGAACTGATTTGGCCATAAATTCTTCCATATTTCGTTGGAATTATAATACTAAGAATTAAAGCGGCTAATCCTCCTGCCAATATAAATATTAAAGGCAAAATACTAGTCAGTACAATGCTACCAAAGGTAGATGAATTTGAATATGATGTTTTCAACACATCAAGAACTTCTTTAATTATTAAAAAAATAATTCCAAGATGCGCAATTATTATATTACCTATGAGAGCATTACTTTTTTTCTTAAATTTTTTATAAGCTCTTTCTATATCATCAATTTCATTACGTAATTCTAACTGTTTATCCATCATATTAAATTTGTTATTTTGTTTTTTTGTTAATTTTCTTTATTCTTTCAAAAAAAAAAAAAACAAGGACACTGGATTAGTTTGCTAAATTTGTTATTAAATTTAAGTGATAAATCGTTTAAAAGTTTTCTTTAAATCAACAATTTAATAAGTTAAATTTAGCAATAAAACTTATAGAAATAACTACTTATATAAACATCTTCATTTTAGGGTTTTATTATCAAACTGAAATAAATAAAAATCACTTAAAATAAAGCAACGCTTCGTTTTAAGTGATCTTTCATTAAAAATAATCTAATGTTTTTGAAAAATTAAATCCAAGCAATTAACTATTACTGATTTTGTCAGTATTTATTAAATATATCGTTTACTGCTTGAATTTTACAACTACAAGATAACGGTGTTTTCTTGTTTAGTTCAAGATATTTATTCTTTCAATATAAATATCTTTCTTTAAATTCATCTCATGCAACAGGTTCTGATCCTACTAAATCAAATCTATCTTTTATGTCATCCAAACTAGTAGTACGGTTTCAGACCTGGAAGTTTTTGTTTTTATGGTTTTTTAATAAAAAATAATCTTTTCCATCAAATTTATAAATCTTTACATCAATATTGAATTTATTGGATTCATAACCTTGTATATAAAGATTTTTAGCAACCAAACCAACGATTACATCTTCGGTTTTGATTTTTGCTTCTGGCAATTCAGTTGCCAAGATTTCATCAAGAAGTTGTCTAACTAAAGCTTTTAATTCTTGACTATTCCTAGTTTTTTCAACAACTAGTGGCCTAAGGATTTCTATGTGGAAATCATAATCAAATGATTCTTCATTAATTTTATTGGCTAAACGTTCTTTTGTTTCACCAAAAATATGCACCTTAGTATCAATAGAATGTTTTTCTAAACTAGCTTGCAACTGTTTTATAACCTTGTTGGCAAACTCAAAAGCTATGTCTGCCAACTTTGTGTCAGTTAAAAATTTAAACATAAGCTATATTTACAAATGATACATTTTATCTCCGTATTATAAAATATTTTTTTGGTTTTGTCTTGAATTTCTTTAAATTATCTTATGTAATTTAAGAAATTTATATAAAAATAACACCTTGTAATAGCGTTATTCAAATAGAGATAAAATATCTTTTACATTCAACCAACTTAAACTATTATCTGTTTCTTGAATTAATTTGCTGGCTAATTCTTTTTTACGTTCTTGAATTGCAACAATTCGTTCTTCGATTGTATTAGCAGCAATAATTCGATAAACATGAACATGGTTTTTTTGCCCAATTCGGTGAGCACGGTCTGTTGCTTGATTTTGCAATGCCAAGTTTCATCATAAATCATAATGAATCACGATCTCAGCACCTGTTAGGTTTAATCCAACACCACCAGCTTTTAATGAAGCAATAAACACTGCTGGTTTGTTTAAATTATTAAACTCATTAACATATTGCAATCTGACTTCTTTGGGTGTATCACCTGTTAATACGAAGTAATTAATTCCTTTTGCTGATAATTCTTTTTTGAACTGATCAATAACACCTAAATATTGACTAAATAACAAGATTTTCTTGTTATTTTTCATCGCATTATTGACAATATCCATTACAGCATTAAATTTGATATTTTCACAACTAACATTTGGATCAATTAGTCTTGGAGAACAACATATTTGGCGTAATTCATTTAATAATTTTGCCAATAAAATTCCTAGACCTTTTTTAGAATTACCATCTGATTTAATAATCTCTAAAATTTGTTCTTTTATTATCGATTCTCGCTGACGATAAAAATTCATGTGTTCGTCAGATAATTCAACCAATAAATCCGTTTGTGTTTTTGGTGGTAAATCTTTTAATACTTTTTCTTTGGTTCTTCTTAAAATGAACGGACGGATCTTCTTTTTTAATCGATCAATTGCTTCTTGATTCATTCTTTCATCACGTTCAATTGAACTAGTATAGTTCATATTAAAATCTGAAATCGAACCAAAAAAACCAGGTAAAACGAAATCAAAAATTGATCACAATTCAGATAAACGGTTTTCAATAACTGTTCCAGTTAAAGCAATCTTATAAGCACCTTTTAAGCCTTTAATTTCTTTGGATAAAATTGATGAAGCATTTTTAATGCTTTGAGCTTCGTCTAATACGATGAATGCATAATCTTTTTTAACATGGAAAGCTTTATCTCTTCTAAAAGAAGAATAAGTAGTGATCTCAACTAAATGATCGTTAGAATTAATAATTTCTTTACGATTAACACCCTTACCTGTGATGATTGAGATGTTTAAATTAGGAGCAAATTTTTTAAATTCATTCGCTCAATTTAATAATAAAGAAGTTGGAGCAACAATTAAACTTTGTTTGGTTTCTTTAGGATTATCTTGATAATATTGCGAAATAACTGAGATTGTTTGGATCGTTTTACCCAACCCCATATCATCAGCCATAATTGCACCAAAACCAAACTTTTGCATGGTGCGTAATCACTTATGACCTTCTTGTTGATAAGGTCATAAGATTTTATTAAATGGCTCGTTAATTTTAATGTTTTTATTAAAAGTATTATTGAACACACCATCAATTAATTCGATGATGTCTTTGTCTGCAATTTGATGGAAATAAGCATCATAATTTTTAAAAGCATTATACAAATCTA
The Mycoplasma sp. E35C DNA segment above includes these coding regions:
- a CDS encoding PTS sugar transporter subunit IIA codes for the protein MIKNYLNDKNIFINVDAKSKNEVFQEVFNSLKNQGCVDDKYLDSMIQRDQHASVAIGNYIAIAHGTVETKDLIKNNGMCFLVLKNPIQWDGNEVKVVLGLAFIGDEAMDVIGNIGVAFSDEDEVKDFYYQNDLTTQKVLDWLISHDE